A genomic window from Dechloromonas sp. A34 includes:
- a CDS encoding disulfide bond formation protein B, which produces MELQNLLRLAPCPMCIFQRVLYLGIGGLALFGFLLPVARLVWAGLIGLLALIGVGVAAYQTWMQAFPALATECGYAEPNLMERLVDWLGMQWPSMFLATGFCTSRDWVFLGLSMANWSLLIFIGIVGYAALLFLRKN; this is translated from the coding sequence ATGGAATTACAGAATCTGCTGCGACTGGCCCCTTGCCCGATGTGCATTTTTCAGCGCGTGCTTTACTTGGGGATCGGCGGACTGGCCTTGTTCGGCTTCCTGTTGCCGGTAGCCCGGCTGGTCTGGGCCGGCTTGATCGGCTTGCTAGCCCTGATCGGTGTTGGGGTCGCGGCTTACCAGACATGGATGCAGGCCTTTCCGGCCTTGGCGACGGAGTGTGGATATGCCGAACCGAATCTGATGGAACGCCTAGTCGACTGGCTCGGCATGCAATGGCCGTCGATGTTTCTGGCCACTGGGTTCTGCACGAGCCGGGACTGGGTTTTCCTTGGTTTGTCGATGGCCAACTGGTCCTTGCTGATATTCATCGGCATCGTCGGATATGCGGCACTGCTGTTTCTTCGGAAAAATTGA